In the Streptomyces sp. cg36 genome, one interval contains:
- a CDS encoding TM2 domain-containing protein has translation MTDQYPQQPAMPGQPHGYGAPQGGMPPAPTPYGYDRYGRPYSEKSKIVAGVLQLFLGTFGIGRFYTGHTGMALAQLFTCGGLGIWALIDGILLLVTDKTDSEGRVLRD, from the coding sequence ATGACGGACCAGTACCCCCAGCAGCCCGCCATGCCCGGTCAGCCCCATGGCTACGGCGCCCCGCAGGGAGGTATGCCGCCCGCCCCCACTCCGTACGGTTACGACCGGTACGGGCGCCCGTACTCCGAGAAGTCGAAGATCGTCGCCGGTGTACTCCAGCTGTTCCTCGGTACGTTCGGTATCGGACGGTTCTACACCGGACACACCGGGATGGCGCTGGCTCAGCTGTTCACCTGTGGTGGTCTCGGTATCTGGGCGCTCATCGACGGAATTCTGCTGCTCGTGACCGACAAGACGGACTCCGAGGGTCGCGTCCTGCGTGACTGA
- a CDS encoding DUF2752 domain-containing protein → MPVALFPVWVTLAGAVGLAYLYGHDPRDPAQLLPKCVFHLVTGWNCPACGGTRMTYALLHGDMAGAFEANPVLLAALPFAGLAHGRWMVAGLRGERYRVALRRRGVVLVVASAVVWTVVRNLAGR, encoded by the coding sequence TTGCCCGTCGCCCTGTTTCCCGTATGGGTCACGCTCGCCGGAGCCGTCGGTCTTGCGTATCTGTACGGGCACGATCCCCGCGACCCGGCGCAGTTGCTGCCGAAATGTGTGTTCCACCTGGTGACTGGGTGGAACTGCCCGGCCTGCGGCGGCACTCGGATGACATACGCCCTGCTGCACGGTGATATGGCGGGGGCTTTCGAGGCCAATCCCGTGCTGCTTGCCGCACTCCCCTTCGCGGGGCTCGCCCACGGGCGCTGGATGGTGGCCGGGCTGCGTGGGGAGCGGTACCGGGTGGCTCTTCGGCGGCGGGGCGTCGTCCTTGTCGTCGCGAGCGCGGTCGTGTGGACCGTCGTGCGGAATCTGGCCGGGCGGTGA
- a CDS encoding Lrp/AsnC family transcriptional regulator: protein MTEYSPDATDWRILDALQQDGRATFAELARAVAMSPSAVTERVRRLEEAGVISGYTAVVNQERLGRGILAFVRLRYPNGNYKPFHDLLEATSEIMEAHHVTGDDCFVIKVAARSMSHLEEISGKIGALGSVTTSVVYSSPLPRRSTSR, encoded by the coding sequence ATGACCGAGTATTCCCCGGACGCCACCGACTGGCGCATCCTGGACGCCCTCCAGCAGGACGGCCGCGCCACCTTCGCCGAACTGGCCCGCGCCGTCGCGATGTCCCCGAGCGCCGTCACCGAGCGGGTGCGGCGCCTGGAGGAGGCGGGGGTGATCTCGGGCTACACGGCGGTCGTCAACCAGGAGCGGCTGGGCCGCGGCATCCTCGCCTTCGTACGGCTGCGGTACCCCAACGGCAACTACAAGCCGTTCCACGACCTGCTGGAGGCGACCTCCGAGATCATGGAGGCACACCACGTCACGGGCGACGACTGCTTCGTGATCAAGGTGGCGGCGCGGTCGATGAGCCACCTGGAGGAGATCTCCGGAAAGATCGGCGCCCTGGGGTCGGTGACGACCAGCGTGGTCTACTCGTCGCCGCTGCCGCGGCGGTCGACAAGCCGCTGA
- a CDS encoding rhodanese-like domain-containing protein, producing MTTTQLAPAANPVLRVAPAAPADAAAYFRASLVFHADVSDVAGALAAGGDPGFVVLDSRSTEAWDQGHVPGAVHLPTALIAEQAEQLLDRSVPVVTYCWGPGCNGGTRAALALAELGYQVKEMLGGFEYWVREGFEFETWEGRDKREADPLTAPVGAEHCGC from the coding sequence ATGACAACAACGCAGCTCGCCCCCGCCGCCAACCCCGTCCTGCGCGTGGCTCCCGCCGCTCCCGCCGACGCCGCCGCCTACTTCCGCGCCAGCCTGGTCTTCCACGCCGATGTCTCCGACGTGGCGGGCGCCCTGGCCGCCGGGGGCGACCCGGGCTTCGTCGTCCTGGACTCGCGCTCCACCGAGGCGTGGGACCAGGGCCACGTGCCGGGCGCGGTGCACCTGCCGACCGCGCTCATCGCCGAGCAGGCCGAGCAGTTGCTCGACCGTTCCGTTCCGGTCGTCACCTACTGCTGGGGCCCCGGCTGCAACGGTGGCACCCGCGCCGCCCTCGCCCTGGCCGAACTCGGCTACCAGGTCAAGGAGATGCTCGGCGGCTTCGAGTACTGGGTGCGCGAGGGCTTCGAGTTCGAGACCTGGGAGGGCCGCGACAAGCGCGAGGCCGACCCGCTGACTGCCCCGGTCGGCGCGGAGCACTGCGGCTGCTGA
- a CDS encoding DUF885 domain-containing protein: MPDTSSSVLPRQVADDYVDALIELDPITGTYLGVRKSARLLPDFSPAGQEAQAELARATLARLDEAERQPGADDDSERRCARLLRERLSSELAVHEAQEGLRCISNLRSPAHSVRQVFTMMPVADEEDWAAVAARLTAVPAALESYRAALELGLDRGLYAGPRATATFVGQLTEWIGTDRNWFEDFVVPGPDGLRAELDAAAGVAGEALVALRTWLDEVYAPGIAGAPDTVGRERYARWVRYFNGTTLDLDEAYAYGWSEYHRILGEMRGEAEKILPGAGPWEALAHLDEHGAHIEGVDEVRDWLQALMDEAIDALDGTHFELAERVRKVESHIAPPGSAAAPYYTGPSEDFSRPGRTWLPTMGETRFPVYDLVSTWYHEGVPGHHLQIAQWRHVADRLSRYQATIGTVSANAEGWALYAERLMDELGFLPDAERRLGYLDAQMMRACRVIVDIGMHLELAIPDHSPFHPGERWTPELAQEFFGDHSGRPADFVESELTRYLSVPAQAIGYKLGERAWLLGRENAKKHHGDAFDARAWHMAALSQGPLGLDDLVDELSKL, translated from the coding sequence ATGCCAGACACTTCCAGCAGCGTGCTGCCTCGTCAGGTCGCCGACGACTATGTCGACGCACTCATCGAACTCGACCCCATCACCGGTACGTATCTGGGCGTCCGCAAGAGCGCCCGACTGCTTCCGGACTTCTCGCCGGCCGGGCAGGAGGCGCAGGCCGAGCTGGCCCGCGCGACCCTCGCGCGGCTCGACGAGGCGGAGCGGCAGCCCGGCGCGGACGACGACTCCGAGCGGCGCTGCGCCAGACTGCTGCGGGAGCGCCTCTCCTCGGAACTCGCCGTCCACGAGGCCCAGGAGGGCCTGCGCTGCATCAGCAACCTGCGTTCCCCCGCGCATTCCGTGCGACAGGTGTTCACCATGATGCCGGTGGCCGACGAGGAGGACTGGGCGGCGGTCGCGGCCCGGCTCACCGCCGTCCCGGCCGCGCTCGAAAGCTACCGCGCCGCCCTTGAACTGGGGCTCGACCGCGGCCTGTACGCGGGGCCGCGCGCCACGGCCACCTTCGTCGGCCAGCTCACCGAGTGGATCGGCACGGACCGCAACTGGTTCGAGGACTTCGTGGTGCCCGGGCCGGACGGCCTGCGCGCCGAGCTGGACGCCGCGGCGGGCGTCGCGGGCGAGGCGCTGGTGGCGCTGCGCACCTGGCTGGACGAGGTGTACGCGCCGGGCATCGCGGGCGCGCCCGACACCGTGGGCCGCGAGCGGTACGCGCGCTGGGTGCGGTACTTCAACGGCACGACGCTCGACCTGGACGAGGCGTACGCGTACGGCTGGTCCGAGTACCACCGCATCCTCGGCGAGATGCGCGGCGAGGCCGAGAAGATCCTGCCCGGCGCCGGGCCCTGGGAGGCGCTGGCCCATCTGGACGAGCACGGGGCGCACATCGAGGGCGTGGACGAGGTCCGCGACTGGCTCCAGGCGCTGATGGACGAGGCGATCGACGCCCTGGACGGCACCCACTTCGAACTCGCCGAGCGGGTACGGAAGGTGGAGTCGCACATCGCGCCGCCCGGCAGCGCCGCCGCCCCCTACTACACCGGCCCCTCGGAGGACTTCTCGCGCCCCGGCCGCACCTGGCTGCCGACGATGGGCGAGACCCGCTTCCCGGTGTACGACCTGGTGTCCACCTGGTACCACGAGGGCGTTCCCGGCCACCATCTGCAGATCGCGCAGTGGCGCCACGTCGCCGACCGGCTCTCCCGCTACCAGGCGACGATCGGCACGGTCAGCGCCAACGCCGAGGGCTGGGCGCTCTACGCCGAGCGGCTGATGGACGAGCTGGGCTTCCTGCCGGACGCCGAGCGGCGGCTGGGCTATCTGGACGCGCAGATGATGCGGGCCTGCCGGGTCATCGTCGACATCGGCATGCATCTGGAGCTCGCGATCCCCGACCACTCGCCGTTCCACCCCGGCGAGCGGTGGACGCCCGAGCTGGCGCAGGAGTTCTTCGGCGACCACAGCGGACGGCCGGCGGACTTCGTGGAGAGCGAACTCACCCGGTACCTCTCCGTGCCCGCCCAGGCGATCGGCTACAAGCTGGGCGAGCGTGCCTGGCTGCTGGGCCGGGAGAACGCCAAGAAGCACCACGGCGACGCGTTCGACGCCCGCGCCTGGCACATGGCCGCCCTCTCCCAGGGGCCGCTGGGCCTGGACGACCTGGTGGACGAGCTGTCCAAGCTCTGA
- a CDS encoding Lrp/AsnC family transcriptional regulator, with product MADSVALDPVDLDILRLLQNDARTTYRDLAAQVGVAPSTCLDRVTRLRRSGVILGHQLRLDPARMGRGLEALLSVQVRPHRRELIGPFVERVRALPESRALFHLTGPDDYLVHVAVTGTSDLQRLVIDEFTSRREVARVETRLIFQQWDCGPLLPPPSTPASTSASSPPSPSVSGG from the coding sequence ATGGCCGATTCTGTCGCACTGGACCCGGTGGATCTGGACATTCTGCGCCTTCTGCAGAACGACGCCCGGACCACCTACCGCGATCTCGCGGCACAGGTGGGGGTGGCACCCTCCACCTGCCTGGACCGGGTGACCCGGCTGCGCCGATCGGGTGTCATCCTGGGCCACCAGCTGCGCCTCGACCCGGCCAGAATGGGCCGTGGCCTGGAAGCGCTCCTCTCCGTCCAGGTGCGCCCACATCGGCGCGAACTGATCGGTCCGTTCGTCGAGCGGGTCCGGGCGCTGCCGGAGTCCCGGGCCCTGTTCCACCTCACCGGTCCGGACGACTACCTGGTCCACGTGGCCGTGACCGGCACGTCCGACCTCCAGCGGCTGGTCATCGACGAGTTCACCTCACGGCGCGAAGTCGCCCGGGTGGAGACCCGGTTGATCTTCCAGCAGTGGGACTGCGGGCCACTGCTGCCCCCGCCGTCGACACCGGCGTCAACTTCCGCTTCGTCCCCTCCCTCCCCTTCCGTCTCCGGTGGCTGA
- a CDS encoding PLP-dependent aspartate aminotransferase family protein, whose translation MDSDTQDRARAVPLALATEAVHAGREDLAGLGLHAPPIDLSTTYPSHDSAAEAARIDAFAATGALPDGPPVYARLDNPTVGRFETALARLEGAESAVAFASGMAALSAVLLARASTGLRHVVAVRPLYGCSDHLLDAGLLGTEVTWVDPAGIADALRPDTGLVIVETPANPTLAEVDVRAVAHACGSVPLLVDNTFATPVLQRPLAEGARIVLHSATKYLGGHGDVMGGVVACDEVFARQLRQVRFATGGVLHPLAGYLLLRGLSTLPVRVRAASASAAELVRRLAADPRVERVHYPSVGGAMVAFEVYGDPHAVISGVRLVTPAVSLGSVDSLIQHPASISHRIVAEGDRRSAGVSDRLLRLSVGLEDVEDLWRDLDRALSAPPARTTAARTPDAVRV comes from the coding sequence ATGGACTCCGACACGCAGGACCGCGCCCGGGCCGTACCCCTCGCCCTGGCCACCGAAGCCGTCCACGCCGGCCGCGAAGACCTCGCCGGCCTCGGCCTCCACGCGCCGCCCATCGATTTGTCGACGACCTACCCCTCCCACGACAGCGCGGCCGAGGCGGCCCGCATCGACGCCTTCGCGGCCACCGGGGCACTGCCCGACGGACCCCCGGTGTACGCACGCCTCGACAACCCCACCGTAGGCCGTTTTGAGACAGCCCTCGCACGGCTGGAAGGCGCCGAGAGCGCCGTCGCCTTCGCCAGCGGCATGGCCGCCCTCTCGGCGGTCCTGCTCGCCCGCGCCTCCACCGGCCTGCGGCACGTCGTCGCGGTCCGCCCCCTGTACGGGTGCAGCGACCACCTCCTGGACGCCGGACTGCTCGGTACGGAGGTGACCTGGGTGGATCCGGCGGGCATCGCCGACGCCCTGCGGCCCGACACCGGACTGGTGATCGTGGAGACCCCGGCCAACCCGACGCTGGCCGAGGTCGACGTCCGGGCCGTCGCCCACGCCTGCGGTTCGGTGCCGCTGCTGGTCGACAACACCTTCGCCACGCCCGTGCTCCAGCGGCCCCTCGCCGAGGGCGCCCGGATCGTGCTGCACAGCGCCACCAAGTACCTCGGCGGCCACGGCGACGTGATGGGCGGGGTCGTGGCCTGCGACGAAGTCTTCGCCCGGCAGCTGCGCCAGGTGCGGTTCGCCACCGGCGGGGTGCTGCATCCGCTCGCGGGCTATCTGCTGCTGCGCGGCCTGTCGACCCTGCCGGTACGCGTGCGTGCCGCCTCCGCGAGCGCCGCCGAGCTGGTGCGCAGACTGGCCGCGGACCCGCGCGTGGAGCGCGTGCACTACCCCTCGGTCGGCGGGGCGATGGTCGCCTTCGAGGTGTACGGCGACCCGCACGCCGTGATCTCCGGCGTCCGGCTCGTCACCCCGGCCGTCAGCCTCGGCAGCGTCGACAGCCTCATCCAGCACCCGGCCTCCATCAGCCACCGCATCGTGGCCGAGGGGGACCGCCGGTCCGCCGGGGTGAGCGACCGGTTGCTGCGCTTGTCGGTGGGGCTTGAGGACGTCGAGGACCTGTGGCGCGATCTGGACCGCGCGCTCAGTGCTCCGCCTGCTCGAACGACGGCCGCTCGAACGCCGGACGCGGTCCGGGTGTAG